The Vanessa cardui chromosome 9, ilVanCard2.1, whole genome shotgun sequence genome has a window encoding:
- the LOC124532532 gene encoding venom allergen 5-like, whose product MHVRAFILLFLLHFVELKVLDLSCKEIRTFVDGHNSRRLSLAKGNVQKQPAASEMKYMIWDKELAAKASKWASTNQLSHNPDRNIASGRFTTGENIYMSGSTDLNWKINVDNALQSWFDEHKDYTYGPLKISDFNGSKKAIGHYTQMAWSDSIYVGCGISENLKNGMKEYYVVCNYGPPGNYLGQTPYKASGSGSGKLICSTKDCSRPYGDSCK is encoded by the exons ATGCATGTTCGTGCATTTATACTTCTTTTTCTTCTACACTTTGTTGAACTAAAGG TGTTAGATTTATCATGCAAAGAAATACGCACTTTTGTCGATGGTCATAATTCACGTCGCCTAAGCTTAGCCAAGGGGAATGTTCAAAAACAGCCTGCAGCATCTGAGATGAAGTACATG atttggGACAAGGAGTTGGCGGCAAAAGCATCCAAATGGGCATCGACTAATCAATTATCCCACAATCCTGACAGAAATATTG CGTCCGGAAGATTCACAACGGGAGAGAACATATATATGTCGGGATCCACTGATCTCAACtggaaaataaatgttgataatgcATTACAATCTTGGTTCGATGAACACAAAGACTACACATATGGACCACTGAAAATATCCGATTTCAACGGTTCCAAAAAAGCTATAGGACATTATACACAG ATGGCGTGGTCTGATTCCATATACGTTGGATGTGGAATTTCCGAAAATCTGAAAAACGGAATGAAAGAATATTATGTAGTCTGCAACTACGGTCCACc cggAAATTATTTAGGTCAGACTCCATACAAAGCATCTGGTAGTGGAAGTGGAAAACTGATTTGTTCTACTAAAGATTGCAGCCGCCCATACGGAGACAGCTGTAAATAA
- the LOC124532211 gene encoding putative serine protease K12H4.7: MIFLCAFMSFLTLTWAEPRLIDPPLRVDLQPPENIRSLSSRNVRTAWINMPIDHFDPQNTDTYRMRFMFNEEFFGGEGYPLFILVGGEWDIAPGWLQGGNMYLMAQENKGYQIYTEHRFYGESLPYKNFTAENLRFLNVDQALADLAYFIKEIKKGPRFTNSKVILYGGSYAANMVLWFKQRYPHLVVGGVASSGPIKGKVDFQEYLEVVHDAFLSEGGEECLSIIDQGIKDTIAALATESGRQAIQRAYRLCSPLVHTNEYDLGYFSGLISWTFSTSVQQARPSTLTTICRNFESNGYGSTPMEQIGNYIAITQNLGNNCWQIDYETYVQRYRDENTNSRAWYYQTCTEYGYYQTAPHSGTVFDQLRWLTVDFYVNLCQRIFDQRFDEAFVYDAVERVNLVFGGLQPDVNNTINIHGSVDPWHALGVHDRDLKDGSPTITVPRASHCFDMGNWRITDTIRMTNAQQAARRLVAQWLSETT, encoded by the exons ATG ATATTCTTATGCGCGTTTATGAGCTTTCTGACCTTAACATGGGCCGAACCTCGTCTGATAGACCCTCCTCTGCGAGTAGATCTTCAGCCCCCAGAAAACATTCGGTCTCTATCGTCTAGAAATGTAAGGACGGCTTGGATTAATATGCCCATTGATCATTTCGATCCCCAAAACACGGATACGTATAGAATG CGATTTATGTTTAACGAAGAATTCTTTGGTGGAGAGGGCTaccctttatttatattagtggGCGGTGAATGGGACATAGCACCAGGATGGTTGCAAGGCGGAAACATGTACCTTATGGCTCAGGAGAACAAAGGGTACCAGATATACACTGAACATAGGTTTTACGGAGAGTCTCTGCCCTACAA aaACTTCACTGCAGAAAATCTTCGATTCCTCAACGTGGATCAGGCATTAGCCGATCTCGCATACttcataaaagaaataaagaaaggGCCAAGATTTACCAACAGCAAAGTGATATTATACGGCGGCTCGTACGCTGCGAACATGGTTTTGTGGTTCAAACAGAGGTACCCACACTTGGTTGTTGGCGGAGTTGCGTCGAGCGGACCTATTAAGGGAAAAGTAGATTTTCAAG AGTATTTGGAAGTAGTTCACGATGCATTTTTATCTGAAGGCGGAGAAGAGTGTTTGTCCATTATAGATCAAGGAATAAAGGATACCATCGCCGCCTTAGCCACAGAATCCGGACGACAGGCCATACAAAGAGCGTACAg ACTGTGCTCTCCACTGGTCCATACGAATGAGTACGATCTGGGCTATTTTTCGGGACTCATTAGCTGGACCTTCTCCACGTCAGTGCAGCAGGCGCGTCCTAGCACTCTAACTACTATCTGCAGGAACTTTGAATCTAACGGTTACG gttCAACTCCGATGGAACAGATTGGAAATTACATAGCTATAACTCAAAATCTTGGTAACAATTGTTGGCAAATAGACTACGAGACATATGTTCAGAGATATCGCGATGAAAACACTAATT CTCGTGCGTGGTATTACCAAACGTGTACCGAGTACGGCTACTACCAGACGGCCCCGCACTCTGGGACTGTGTTTGATCAACTCAGGTGGCTCACAGTGGACTTTTATGTTAACCTATGTCAGCGAATATTCGACCaaag ATTTGACGAGGCGTTCGTATACGATGCGGTGGAGCGAGTGAATCTGGTGTTCGGCGGCCTGCAGCCTGACGTCAACAACACCATCAACATCCACGGCAGCGTGGACCCGTGGCACGCGCTCGGCGTGCACGATCGCGACCTCAAGGACGGCTCGCCCACCATCACCGTGCCACG agcaTCTCATTGTTTTGACATGGGTAACTGGCGAATCACAGACACGATAAGAATGACTAACGCACAACAAGCGGCAAGAAGACTTGTGGCTCAGTGGCTTTCGGAAACTACATAG